In Bacteroidota bacterium, a single genomic region encodes these proteins:
- a CDS encoding tandem-95 repeat protein — translation MKSNLLLRFINFLSILLSLSWMNVSAQSNPFFELKNPSSVLEFKKTTTPNKDDFSAIKNKNTQQDYNGYALQTLLAFNKKFTPANTILTAPLAENDNYILDEDVTLTITDPLLGLLANDSDPDLDNLTVSLIPVTLPTNGTVTINPDGTFEYIPNPDFNGTDSFEYEVCDDAAIQECSKAIVSLTISAVNDAPIALDDITVPPAIEDTPYTGISLLINDTDPDLGDLLTITSTPILGPTHGGVTIHPDGTYTYTALPNYFGTDSFTYEVCDNGSPILCANATVNISITGVPDPPAVGNDFYATNEDITLNGSSLLSNDLDFDSQLLVINTSPISAPSHGNLIISPDGTFSYTPQLNFNGSDSFVYEVCDDGIPSECSQGIVSINVNPLNDAPIAGNDTVSTNEDNALVGNTVLANDSDPDTNTLSVNTVPVLSPANGSLSLNSDGTYLYTPFANYNGIDSFIYSVCDNGSPVLCTNATVNISIVALNDAPIAANDVAVTNEDVVLNGATVLSNDSDVDGNPLTVNTTPITLPLHGAVNLNSNGTYTYTPDLNYTGSDSFVYEICDNGTPTLCATALVTITINPIADTPIANSDNYTTNEDALLNGTSVLANDSDGDGDALTVSTIPVSNVTHGVLILNSDGTFIYIPTANYNGSDSFVYQVCDGSSLCSTTTVIITINAVNDSPVVVNDLSSVNEDNVLNGSSVLINDSDPESNTLTVNTIPISGPSNGILALSATGTYTYSPSPNYNGTDSFTYQVCDNGIPSVCATGTVTITVNAVNDAPTLVNNVGITSEDVSLIGTSLLANDSDVDGNILSINTTPIVSPVNGILVINANGTYSYSPNLNFNGTDSFVYQACDNGSPSLCANASVALTINAVNDLPLAVGDVGSTAEDVTLNGTSVLANDSDPEGNTLTVSAIPLVAPAHGTVNINSNGTYVYTPFLNYHGTDSFVYEVCDNASPVGCSSATVTITITSVNDAPLAVANAFSTNEDTPLNGTSILLNDSDVDGDPTTLNTIPTVLPLHGSITLNGDGTFTYIPAANYSGSDSFTYRICDNGVPALCSTALVSITVNPVNDAPVAVNGAYSTSEDTPLTGSSVLGNDSDPDGDLLSVNTTPLVNVSSGILNLNSDGTFTYTPVLNFNGTVSFVYQVCDNAIPSLCSQATTTIDVLSVNDAPAAVADAYSTNEDTPLNGSSVLINDSDVEGNTITVNTTPVSLPVHGNLVLNINGTFTYTPAANYNGSDNFVYQICDNGVPSLCSNATVTITIVSVNDTPIATDDNGTTLENIVLNGTSVLTNDSDPENGVLTVNTVPVTNVAHGTLTLNSNGTYVYTPNLNYNGFDFFVYSACDNGTPIACATATVTISIGSVNQFPLALNDAISTNEDTPNSDNVLTNDSDPDLDLLTVTALTNFPTLHGKITIAANGAYTYTPNLNYNGSDIFTYQVCDNGNPLLCSNASINITVNPVNDSPVAVNDNVSTPEDTPLLGTTLLTNDLDVDGNTLTVSTSPLVPPAHGTLLLNSNGTYTYTPSLNYVGGDTFVYEVCDNGIPSACSNAVVLITISPVNDAPSANNDTYVTNEDVVLNASSVLLNDSDQDGNALQVTGIAITPPAHGNLVLNANGTFIFTPFANYNGTDSFVYQVCDNAAPSLCSSATVNITINSINDAPVALLNAASTAEDTPINGASVLLNDTDPDGNPITINTSPAVNPIHGTVVLNADGTYLYTPVLNYSGSDSFTYQICDNGSPVLCATAVVSILITAVNDAPVTLDDFALTNEDTPLNGTTVLSNDSDPDGNPIVVTIAPISPPAHGNLTLNANGTYAYVPFLNYNGLDSFVYQACDNGVPPLCSTSTVTITINAINDAPLAANDSYTVAEDGSLIGTSLLLNDTDPEGGVIVINTVPVTVPAHGTLLINPNGTFTYTPNSNYNGVDSFVYQVCDAGIPVACSTATVTITVTPVNDAPIAADDNGSTLENTVLNGSNLLSNDSDLDGNPLTITTTPVTPPVHGIVVINSNGTYTYSPNFGYSGFDSFVYQVCDNGSPVLCDNATVTIGIGAVNHSPQPLNDAFTTNENIVISGSLATNDVDPDGNNLIYSITPFIAPSNGIAVINANGTFSYTPNLSFSGIDNFTYQVCDDGAPSLCVTASVSITVNPVNDAPFANADFTGTTEDTSLNGINLLLNDTDPDGNTISISTTPVNAPQHGTLQINTNGTYSYIPNSNYFGADSFVYQICDNGTPALCDTAIVLISITSVNDAPVVVNDFASTLQNTLVSGNVVTNDFDIDGPALAVSLLTNALNGNMVLNSNGTFNYTPDNGFIGNDSISYIVCDGGVPNLCDTATLLISVTLAPNTIPVANTDNYSVNEDNTLNTSSSILANDFDPDGNTITLTISPIVFPLNGTLSLNFNGTFSYTPDLDFAGTDSFVYQICDDGTPALCDTAIVYLTVNAVNDAPIAENDSLITLLNTSVNGDALFNDTDVDGPTAIASILSLPANGTVVMNGIGSFTYTPAIGFTGTDSFVYTVCDGGNPNLCAVATVIIVVNPLPPNQAPVANGDYFITNEDTQLSGSLSANDADPEGSTLIYSAFNGATPHGTIAISASGNYIYVPTLNYFGTDSFTYTVCDTATPALCDTAIVTFTINAINDAPIAQNDTANILQGTAANGNVLNNDSDIEGATLNSSLLVIPINGVAVINPNGSFSYTPNSNFVGTDIFSYLVCDGGSPNMCDTALVVINVDAPPCAGYLANSDNESTNEDFQLIISELTNDNVILTNILVGISTNPLNGSVVINANNTITYTPNLNFNGNDSFVYTVGKPSGGPSICDTAIVNIAIIAINDAPIAVDDTVNTPLGTAVSGNVLLNDLDVDDPLLSTTQATAPSNGTLVFNTNGTFIYTPFAGFLGSDSFTYIVCDGATPQLCDTGLVTIFVTGQLCGGFLAISDTASVSEDNTLLLSVLANDTVILSNVGISITLNPLHGSIIINANNTISYSPNVNYFGTDSFIYAVLDTSLPNPVNCDTALVKIKVIAVNDSPLAKSDNFQTFENVSLNGNCLINDSDIDLDSLQTTVISQPSNGTLNFNLNGTFTYIPNAQFIGNDSFIYSLCDLGIPSLCDTAIVNITVLRVNKAPFAMDDTVSLNQGDAVTRNVLVNDMDPDLTDLLSISLITTPPQHGGLTLAADGTFTYTPDELYAGTDSFAYEVCDDYVLSKLCATGIVRITINETPFTVPNAFSPDGDNINDFFVIKRIQAYPQNELRIFNRWGNLVYSKKGYDNTWNGKSSDGSEGKELASGSYYYILTFNDGVNEAMQGYIVIRK, via the coding sequence ATGAAATCTAATTTATTGCTGCGTTTCATCAACTTTTTGAGCATTCTTTTGTCACTAAGTTGGATGAATGTAAGTGCGCAGTCAAATCCCTTTTTTGAACTAAAAAATCCCTCATCAGTACTCGAATTCAAAAAAACAACAACTCCCAACAAGGATGATTTTAGCGCTATTAAAAATAAAAACACCCAACAAGATTATAACGGTTATGCGCTACAGACCTTGTTAGCATTTAACAAAAAATTTACACCGGCAAATACAATTCTAACCGCACCACTTGCCGAAAATGATAATTACATTTTAGATGAAGATGTAACACTTACTATTACAGACCCCTTATTGGGCTTGCTCGCTAATGATTCAGATCCTGATTTAGACAATCTAACGGTCAGCCTTATTCCTGTGACTTTACCTACTAATGGCACAGTTACCATTAACCCGGATGGTACTTTCGAATATATACCGAATCCTGATTTTAACGGGACTGATTCATTTGAGTATGAAGTTTGTGATGACGCAGCAATACAGGAATGTAGCAAGGCTATTGTAAGTTTAACCATTTCTGCTGTAAACGATGCCCCAATTGCTTTGGATGATATAACTGTGCCTCCTGCCATTGAAGATACCCCTTATACTGGAATTTCCCTATTGATAAATGATACTGATCCGGATTTAGGTGATCTCCTGACTATTACTAGCACACCAATTCTTGGTCCAACCCATGGCGGAGTGACCATTCATCCTGATGGAACCTATACCTATACTGCCCTTCCAAATTATTTTGGCACTGATTCATTTACCTATGAAGTATGTGATAATGGAAGCCCGATTCTTTGTGCAAATGCAACGGTAAACATAAGTATAACAGGAGTTCCAGACCCTCCTGCGGTGGGCAACGATTTTTATGCTACAAATGAAGATATTACTTTAAATGGAAGTTCATTATTATCAAATGATTTAGATTTTGACAGTCAATTGCTGGTTATCAATACCAGTCCCATATCGGCGCCAAGCCATGGTAATCTTATCATTTCACCCGATGGAACATTCAGTTATACACCTCAATTAAATTTCAATGGTTCGGACTCATTTGTGTATGAAGTATGTGACGATGGAATTCCATCAGAGTGTTCACAAGGCATCGTTTCCATAAATGTGAATCCACTTAACGATGCACCAATTGCAGGCAACGATACGGTTTCAACAAACGAGGATAATGCCTTAGTCGGAAATACAGTTTTAGCGAATGATTCCGACCCCGATACCAACACTTTATCTGTTAATACCGTGCCGGTGCTAAGTCCTGCGAACGGTTCGCTCAGCTTAAATTCAGATGGTACATACTTGTACACTCCGTTTGCAAATTATAACGGAATAGATTCTTTTATTTATAGTGTTTGCGATAATGGAAGCCCGGTTTTATGCACGAATGCAACAGTTAACATTTCGATTGTTGCGCTTAACGATGCTCCGATAGCCGCTAATGATGTAGCTGTTACGAATGAGGATGTGGTGCTAAACGGCGCAACTGTGCTTTCAAATGATTCGGATGTTGATGGAAATCCATTAACTGTGAATACCACCCCAATTACCTTGCCTTTACATGGAGCCGTGAATTTAAATTCAAATGGAACATATACGTATACTCCAGATTTAAATTACACCGGAAGCGATAGTTTCGTTTATGAAATTTGCGATAACGGTACTCCAACATTATGCGCTACTGCTTTGGTAACAATTACAATAAACCCGATTGCCGACACACCAATTGCCAACAGTGATAATTATACTACAAACGAAGATGCCTTACTTAATGGAACAAGTGTTTTAGCTAACGATAGCGATGGTGATGGTGATGCGCTTACAGTATCCACAATCCCTGTTAGTAATGTAACACATGGTGTATTGATATTAAATTCGGATGGTACTTTTATTTATATACCGACTGCAAATTATAATGGTTCGGATAGTTTTGTTTACCAAGTCTGTGATGGATCATCGCTGTGTTCCACTACAACTGTAATTATTACTATTAACGCTGTTAACGATTCTCCTGTTGTCGTTAATGATTTATCATCCGTAAATGAAGACAATGTATTAAATGGAAGTTCCGTGCTTATAAATGATAGTGACCCGGAATCAAATACATTAACAGTTAATACAATTCCAATTAGTGGACCCTCTAATGGAATTCTTGCACTAAGCGCAACCGGTACATACACATATTCTCCCAGTCCAAATTATAACGGTACCGACAGTTTTACTTACCAAGTTTGTGATAATGGAATTCCTTCGGTATGTGCTACCGGAACAGTTACAATTACTGTAAATGCTGTGAACGATGCTCCTACCTTAGTAAATAATGTTGGAATTACAAGCGAAGATGTATCGTTAATTGGCACCTCATTGTTAGCCAATGATTCGGATGTGGATGGAAATATTCTAAGCATAAATACTACACCAATTGTTAGTCCTGTAAATGGAATATTAGTAATAAACGCCAATGGAACGTATTCCTATTCTCCCAATCTTAACTTTAATGGAACGGATAGCTTTGTGTATCAGGCATGCGATAACGGTAGCCCATCTCTATGTGCAAATGCAAGTGTTGCACTTACTATTAATGCGGTAAATGATTTGCCCCTTGCAGTGGGCGATGTTGGTTCAACTGCTGAAGATGTTACATTAAACGGAACTTCTGTACTGGCAAACGACAGCGATCCTGAAGGAAACACATTAACTGTATCTGCAATACCCCTTGTAGCCCCGGCGCATGGAACCGTGAATATTAACTCAAATGGGACCTATGTTTACACTCCTTTTTTAAATTATCATGGCACAGACAGCTTTGTGTATGAGGTTTGTGATAATGCCTCTCCGGTTGGATGTTCAAGTGCCACTGTAACAATTACGATTACTTCGGTGAACGATGCTCCTTTAGCTGTTGCGAATGCATTCAGCACAAACGAAGATACCCCGCTAAATGGAACATCAATACTTTTAAATGACAGTGATGTGGATGGGGATCCGACTACTTTAAATACTATTCCAACTGTGCTTCCTTTGCATGGATCGATAACACTCAATGGTGATGGAACTTTCACGTATATTCCAGCGGCAAATTATTCGGGCAGTGATTCATTTACTTATCGTATTTGTGATAACGGTGTACCTGCACTCTGTAGTACAGCACTTGTTTCAATTACTGTAAACCCTGTGAACGATGCTCCTGTTGCGGTAAATGGCGCCTATTCTACCTCTGAAGACACACCATTAACCGGTTCGTCAGTGCTGGGTAACGATAGTGATCCGGATGGAGATTTATTAAGTGTGAACACCACCCCTCTCGTGAATGTAAGCAGTGGAATTCTTAATTTAAACTCAGATGGAACTTTTACCTATACCCCGGTTTTAAATTTTAATGGCACAGTTAGTTTTGTATATCAAGTTTGCGACAATGCTATTCCTTCGCTTTGTTCGCAAGCAACAACAACAATTGATGTGCTATCGGTGAACGATGCTCCAGCTGCAGTTGCTGATGCTTACAGCACTAACGAGGATACCCCGCTTAATGGCAGTAGTGTATTAATTAATGATAGTGATGTGGAAGGGAATACAATTACAGTCAACACAACACCGGTTTCATTACCCGTTCATGGAAATTTGGTGCTTAATATTAACGGTACTTTTACCTATACACCTGCTGCTAATTACAATGGCAGCGATAACTTTGTGTATCAAATTTGCGACAATGGAGTTCCTTCACTTTGCTCCAATGCAACTGTAACTATTACAATTGTATCGGTGAACGATACACCCATCGCCACTGATGACAATGGAACAACCTTAGAAAATATTGTATTGAACGGAACCAGTGTGCTCACAAACGACTCTGATCCGGAAAACGGCGTACTTACTGTAAATACTGTACCGGTTACAAATGTGGCGCATGGAACGCTTACCCTTAATTCAAACGGAACCTACGTGTATACACCAAACTTGAACTACAATGGATTCGACTTTTTTGTATACAGTGCGTGCGACAATGGAACACCAATTGCTTGTGCAACTGCAACTGTTACCATTTCTATAGGTTCGGTAAATCAATTTCCTCTGGCCCTAAACGATGCAATATCAACCAATGAGGATACTCCCAACAGTGATAATGTATTGACAAATGATAGCGATCCGGATTTGGATTTATTAACGGTTACAGCGCTTACAAACTTCCCAACCTTACATGGCAAAATTACGATAGCTGCAAATGGAGCCTACACCTATACCCCAAATTTAAACTATAATGGATCTGATATTTTCACTTATCAAGTGTGCGACAACGGGAATCCATTGCTGTGTTCCAATGCTTCTATAAATATAACAGTAAACCCTGTGAATGATTCACCGGTAGCAGTTAACGACAATGTATCAACACCTGAAGACACACCGTTATTAGGAACAACTTTGCTTACTAATGATCTCGATGTAGACGGAAATACGCTTACCGTTTCTACAAGCCCTTTGGTTCCTCCTGCCCATGGTACACTGCTGCTTAATTCAAATGGTACTTATACTTACACACCAAGTTTAAACTATGTGGGAGGTGATACATTTGTTTATGAAGTTTGTGATAATGGCATTCCTAGTGCATGCAGCAATGCAGTTGTTTTAATTACAATTAGCCCTGTTAATGATGCTCCTTCAGCAAACAATGACACCTATGTTACAAATGAAGATGTGGTGCTGAATGCAAGTAGTGTCTTACTTAACGACAGTGATCAGGATGGAAATGCACTTCAAGTAACAGGAATTGCAATAACCCCTCCGGCGCACGGAAATTTAGTTTTAAACGCAAATGGCACATTTATATTTACCCCGTTTGCCAATTACAACGGCACAGATAGTTTTGTGTATCAAGTGTGTGATAATGCTGCTCCTTCTCTTTGTTCTAGTGCAACTGTAAACATAACTATTAATTCAATTAATGATGCTCCGGTTGCATTGTTGAATGCAGCAAGTACTGCTGAGGATACCCCAATAAACGGTGCATCAGTCTTATTAAATGACACCGACCCGGATGGTAATCCTATTACCATAAATACTAGTCCGGCTGTAAATCCAATTCATGGAACTGTTGTGTTGAATGCAGATGGAACCTATCTCTATACGCCCGTTTTAAACTACAGTGGCAGTGATAGCTTTACTTATCAAATTTGCGATAATGGGAGTCCGGTTTTATGTGCAACTGCAGTTGTTTCAATTCTAATTACAGCAGTTAACGATGCGCCAGTTACCCTTGACGATTTTGCACTAACGAATGAAGACACGCCTTTAAACGGAACAACTGTTTTAAGTAATGATTCGGATCCTGACGGAAACCCGATAGTGGTAACCATTGCTCCAATAAGCCCACCAGCTCATGGAAACTTAACCTTAAATGCGAATGGAACGTATGCTTATGTGCCATTTTTGAATTATAACGGCTTGGATAGCTTTGTTTATCAGGCATGCGATAATGGAGTTCCGCCTTTATGCTCTACCTCAACTGTTACTATTACCATTAATGCTATTAATGACGCCCCATTAGCTGCAAACGACAGTTATACCGTTGCTGAAGATGGCTCTTTAATAGGAACAAGTTTATTGCTTAATGATACCGATCCGGAAGGAGGCGTAATTGTAATAAACACTGTTCCAGTTACTGTTCCAGCTCATGGAACTCTTTTAATTAACCCAAACGGAACATTTACCTATACTCCAAATTCAAATTACAATGGAGTTGATAGCTTTGTGTACCAAGTGTGCGACGCCGGAATTCCTGTTGCTTGTTCAACTGCAACGGTAACGATAACAGTTACTCCGGTTAACGACGCACCAATAGCTGCTGACGACAATGGCTCTACATTGGAAAATACAGTATTGAATGGTTCAAATTTACTTTCGAATGATAGCGATTTGGATGGTAACCCTTTAACCATTACAACAACTCCGGTAACACCTCCTGTTCACGGAATAGTGGTAATTAATTCAAATGGAACATATACCTACAGCCCGAACTTTGGCTATTCAGGTTTTGATAGTTTTGTATATCAAGTTTGCGACAATGGTAGTCCGGTACTTTGCGACAATGCTACGGTAACAATTGGAATTGGTGCAGTAAATCACTCCCCACAACCATTAAATGATGCATTTACTACCAATGAAAACATCGTCATATCAGGTTCCTTAGCCACAAATGATGTGGATCCGGATGGCAATAATTTGATTTATTCAATAACTCCTTTCATTGCACCATCCAATGGAATTGCTGTAATTAATGCGAATGGAACATTTAGTTATACACCTAATCTTAGCTTCTCCGGTATCGATAACTTCACGTATCAGGTTTGCGACGATGGTGCACCATCTCTTTGCGTAACTGCTTCTGTTAGCATAACTGTAAACCCTGTAAATGATGCACCATTTGCTAATGCTGACTTTACCGGCACTACAGAAGACACTTCACTCAATGGAATAAATTTATTACTTAATGATACAGATCCGGATGGTAACACAATTTCAATAAGTACCACACCAGTTAATGCGCCCCAACATGGTACTTTGCAAATTAACACCAATGGAACTTATAGTTACATCCCCAATTCCAATTATTTTGGCGCTGATAGTTTTGTTTATCAAATTTGCGACAATGGTACACCTGCATTATGTGACACTGCAATAGTATTAATTTCTATCACCTCCGTAAATGATGCACCTGTGGTAGTAAATGATTTCGCAAGTACACTTCAAAACACGCTAGTTTCCGGAAATGTTGTTACTAATGATTTCGATATTGATGGTCCGGCCTTAGCTGTTTCCCTGCTCACAAATGCACTTAATGGGAATATGGTATTAAATTCAAACGGTACCTTTAACTACACACCTGATAACGGTTTTATTGGTAACGATTCAATTTCCTATATTGTTTGTGACGGGGGAGTGCCAAACTTATGCGATACTGCAACCCTTTTGATAAGCGTTACCCTTGCGCCGAATACTATCCCGGTAGCAAATACCGATAATTATTCAGTAAATGAGGATAATACTTTAAATACTAGTTCATCCATATTAGCAAATGATTTTGACCCCGATGGAAATACTATTACATTAACCATTTCACCAATTGTATTTCCTTTAAATGGAACGCTTTCCTTGAATTTTAATGGCACTTTCTCCTATACACCGGACTTAGATTTTGCAGGCACAGATAGTTTTGTATATCAAATTTGTGACGATGGAACTCCCGCTCTTTGTGATACCGCAATTGTTTATCTCACAGTGAATGCTGTAAACGATGCACCAATAGCTGAAAACGATAGTCTTATTACTTTACTAAATACAAGTGTTAATGGTGATGCATTGTTTAATGATACGGATGTTGATGGCCCTACCGCAATTGCTTCGATTCTTTCATTGCCTGCAAATGGCACGGTGGTGATGAATGGAATTGGTTCATTTACATATACCCCCGCCATTGGTTTTACAGGTACTGACTCATTTGTTTATACAGTTTGTGACGGAGGAAATCCAAATTTATGTGCTGTAGCAACAGTTATTATTGTGGTTAACCCTTTGCCTCCAAATCAAGCACCGGTGGCAAACGGTGACTACTTTATCACCAATGAAGATACTCAGCTGAGTGGTAGTCTTTCTGCCAATGATGCTGACCCGGAAGGCAGCACATTAATTTACAGCGCCTTTAATGGTGCGACTCCACATGGAACTATAGCCATTAGTGCTAGCGGAAATTATATTTATGTGCCAACTTTAAATTACTTTGGAACGGATTCATTTACCTATACCGTATGTGATACCGCCACTCCGGCATTATGTGATACTGCTATTGTAACCTTTACAATAAATGCCATAAATGACGCGCCAATTGCACAAAACGATACAGCAAACATTCTACAAGGAACAGCAGCCAACGGAAATGTTTTAAACAACGACAGTGATATAGAAGGAGCGACATTAAACTCTAGCTTACTTGTAATTCCAATTAATGGTGTTGCTGTTATTAATCCTAATGGAAGCTTTAGTTATACTCCTAATTCAAATTTTGTTGGTACAGATATCTTTTCTTACTTAGTTTGTGATGGAGGCAGTCCCAATATGTGCGATACTGCATTAGTAGTTATAAATGTAGATGCACCGCCTTGTGCAGGCTACCTTGCAAATTCGGACAATGAAAGTACAAATGAAGATTTCCAACTTATTATTTCAGAATTAACCAATGACAATGTAATACTCACAAATATATTGGTTGGTATTTCAACTAACCCTTTAAATGGGAGTGTTGTGATAAATGCCAATAACACAATTACCTACACCCCTAACCTAAATTTTAACGGGAACGATAGCTTTGTATACACTGTTGGAAAACCTAGCGGCGGACCATCTATTTGTGATACGGCAATTGTAAACATTGCCATTATAGCTATTAATGATGCCCCAATTGCAGTTGATGATACCGTAAACACTCCACTGGGAACGGCTGTTTCAGGAAATGTGCTATTGAATGATTTAGATGTAGACGACCCTTTACTCTCTACCACTCAAGCAACTGCTCCTTCAAATGGAACCCTTGTATTTAATACGAACGGTACATTTATCTACACTCCTTTCGCAGGCTTTTTGGGTAGTGATAGCTTTACTTATATTGTATGCGACGGCGCCACACCACAACTATGCGATACCGGACTTGTAACCATTTTTGTAACGGGTCAACTTTGTGGTGGATTTTTAGCTATATCAGATACTGCAAGTGTTTCAGAAGATAATACTTTATTACTTTCTGTATTAGCTAATGATACTGTTATTCTCTCAAATGTTGGCATTTCGATTACACTCAATCCTTTGCATGGAAGCATAATAATTAACGCAAACAATACGATTTCCTATTCACCAAATGTGAATTATTTTGGCACAGATAGTTTTAT